In Marivirga salinae, a single window of DNA contains:
- a CDS encoding zinc-dependent metalloprotease, giving the protein MKKLIFSLAVMAFIGLSASESHAQFKLFGKKKKEDNKKENNSDSKYKPYSKVITSEAESDEGLFTFHKVDDKYYFEIPEDLLEREILIVSRISGHVKGLNFGGAGMKSRPQQVIRFQKKDKQLLLRSVSYNSVADEEDPIYESVKNNNFEPIIHTFKIEALGKDSSSYVIDVEDFFTTDVPMIGALYDSQRKAFKIQTVDKSRSVIVHGKAFPENVEIRHILTYKGSEIPDNQLTGALSIEMNQSMILLPEEPMVPRNFDDRVGYFSIRQLDYSKDSHKADDNRFITRWRLEPSDWEAYNKGELVEPVKQIVYYIDPATPIEWREFIKKGIEDWQPAFEEAGFRNAIIAKDAPTKEEDPDWSPEDVRYSVIRYIATDIQNAQGPHVHDPRTGEILESDILWYHNVMNLLRNWYFIQTAAVNPEAQKVKFEEDLMGELIRFVAAHEVGHTLGLPHNMGSSVAYPVDSLRSAEFMKTHGVAPSIMDYARFNYVAQPEDNVENFFPMVGEYDKWAIEYGYRAIPNIDTAEEEESILNGWILEKADDPAYRYGRQQRGVVDHTAQTEDIGDDSMIASALGIKNLKRIADRLIEWSSEEGENYDELSELYGNVIGQYNRYMGHVTGNVGGISEYFKTSDQEGAIYTHASKDKQTRAIAFLNEQLFETPEWLIDAEILSRIESDGITDRIKALQTRTLNSLFSADRVKRVLENEALNGNDAYKATQMMSDLRTGIFSELRTGKSIDTYRRNLQKAYVEKLGELVKTEDEDIRTTDIPSLSRGNLVALRAEINRGLARQSDQMSRYHLQDLVSRIDQILDPRG; this is encoded by the coding sequence ATGAAAAAATTAATATTTAGCTTAGCTGTAATGGCTTTTATTGGGCTATCTGCTTCAGAAAGTCATGCTCAGTTTAAGCTGTTTGGTAAAAAGAAAAAGGAAGATAATAAGAAAGAGAATAATTCAGATTCAAAATATAAGCCTTATTCAAAGGTGATTACTTCAGAGGCGGAATCTGATGAGGGATTGTTCACTTTCCATAAAGTGGATGACAAATATTATTTTGAAATACCAGAGGATTTATTGGAGAGAGAAATTTTGATAGTTTCTAGGATTTCAGGTCACGTAAAAGGACTGAATTTCGGTGGAGCTGGAATGAAATCTCGTCCGCAGCAGGTGATTCGATTTCAAAAGAAAGATAAGCAATTGTTATTGCGTTCAGTATCCTACAATTCTGTAGCAGATGAAGAAGATCCAATTTATGAATCTGTAAAGAACAATAATTTTGAACCTATCATTCATACTTTTAAAATTGAAGCATTAGGAAAGGACTCATCATCCTATGTGATTGATGTTGAAGATTTCTTTACTACAGATGTTCCAATGATTGGTGCACTTTATGATTCTCAAAGAAAGGCTTTTAAAATTCAAACTGTTGATAAAAGTAGATCTGTTATTGTTCATGGAAAAGCTTTCCCTGAAAATGTTGAAATTAGACATATCTTAACTTACAAAGGAAGTGAGATACCCGATAATCAATTAACAGGTGCATTATCAATTGAAATGAATCAATCAATGATTTTGCTGCCTGAGGAACCGATGGTACCAAGAAATTTTGATGATAGAGTAGGCTATTTTTCTATTCGTCAGTTAGATTATTCTAAAGATTCTCATAAAGCTGATGACAACCGTTTCATCACCAGATGGAGATTGGAGCCATCTGATTGGGAAGCTTATAATAAAGGCGAATTGGTAGAGCCAGTTAAACAAATTGTATATTATATCGATCCTGCTACCCCAATTGAGTGGAGAGAATTCATCAAAAAAGGAATTGAAGATTGGCAACCAGCTTTTGAAGAAGCAGGTTTTAGAAATGCAATTATTGCAAAAGATGCCCCAACCAAAGAAGAGGATCCTGACTGGAGCCCAGAAGATGTGCGATACTCAGTTATTCGTTATATAGCTACTGATATTCAAAATGCACAAGGGCCACATGTTCACGATCCAAGAACTGGAGAAATTCTGGAAAGCGATATCTTATGGTATCATAACGTAATGAACCTTTTGAGAAACTGGTATTTCATCCAAACTGCTGCGGTTAACCCTGAAGCTCAAAAAGTTAAGTTTGAGGAAGATTTAATGGGTGAATTAATCAGATTTGTGGCTGCACATGAAGTAGGTCATACATTAGGATTACCTCATAATATGGGATCAAGTGTTGCATATCCTGTTGATTCATTACGATCAGCTGAATTTATGAAAACGCATGGAGTTGCACCTTCAATAATGGATTATGCAAGATTTAATTATGTTGCGCAGCCAGAAGATAATGTTGAAAATTTCTTCCCAATGGTTGGAGAGTATGATAAATGGGCAATAGAATATGGTTACAGGGCAATTCCAAACATTGATACTGCTGAAGAGGAAGAATCTATTTTGAATGGATGGATTTTAGAGAAAGCAGATGATCCTGCTTACCGATATGGTCGTCAGCAAAGAGGAGTTGTAGATCATACTGCCCAAACTGAAGATATTGGAGATGATTCCATGATTGCTTCTGCATTAGGTATTAAAAACTTAAAGAGAATTGCTGATAGATTAATTGAATGGAGCTCGGAAGAAGGTGAAAATTATGACGAGCTTTCTGAACTTTATGGTAATGTAATAGGTCAATATAATCGTTATATGGGTCATGTTACTGGAAATGTTGGCGGCATAAGCGAGTACTTTAAAACATCTGATCAGGAAGGTGCTATTTATACTCATGCTTCTAAAGACAAGCAAACCAGAGCTATCGCATTTTTAAATGAGCAATTATTCGAAACTCCAGAATGGTTGATTGATGCTGAAATACTTAGTAGAATTGAGTCTGATGGAATTACCGATAGAATAAAAGCATTGCAAACTAGAACTTTGAACAGTCTTTTCAGTGCTGATCGTGTGAAAAGAGTTTTAGAAAATGAAGCCTTAAATGGAAATGATGCTTATAAGGCCACACAAATGATGAGCGATTTGCGTACTGGCATTTTCTCTGAATTGAGAACAGGAAAAAGCATAGATACTTATAGAAGAAACTTGCAAAAAGCTTATGTTGAGAAGTTGGGTGAATTAGTGAAGACAGAAGACGAGGATATCCGAACAACAGACATCCCTTCTCTTTCAAGAGGAAACTTGGTTGCTTTAAGAGCTGAAATCAATAGAGGTTTAGCAAGACAGAGCGATCAAATGTCTCGTTATCACTTGCAAGATTTAGTAAGCAGAATTGATCAAATTTTGGATCCTAGGGGTTAA
- a CDS encoding sensor histidine kinase — MVTPSENPFMGNASSIYQSKAALKWVALAFSLIIGIASVLYTNSIVEELKEREERYIELFAKTLEYTSDPDNSENLIFIFQEIVAPNNFVPAIVVDANGNPSVYRNIDIDSSKHDQEARKKILKKELKIMEQEYEPIAISGMGSDDPNDFQYIYYRNSDLIYRLRYYPYIQLSVIAAFVFFGYVSFSYSRKAEQNQVWVGLAKETAHQLGTPLSSLMAWLEIMKIDDDIKDKEVVTELEKDISKLELITSRFSSIGSIPVLKQENISKIIEQTINYLKKRTSKKVNLYFHCKDDLVTADINKPLFDWVIENLCKNAIDAMNGEGEITITLKEGKYGDALIDVTDTGKGIPSSKIKEIFQPGFSTKKRGWGLGLTLAKRIIENYHNGKISVKESIVNKGTTFRIILKR; from the coding sequence ATGGTAACTCCTTCTGAAAACCCCTTTATGGGCAATGCTTCTTCCATTTACCAAAGTAAGGCTGCTTTAAAATGGGTTGCACTAGCATTTTCTTTAATTATTGGTATTGCTTCGGTTCTCTACACCAATAGCATAGTAGAAGAGCTAAAAGAAAGAGAGGAACGTTATATCGAATTATTTGCCAAAACTTTGGAATATACCAGTGATCCTGATAATAGCGAAAATCTGATTTTTATTTTTCAAGAAATCGTAGCTCCAAACAACTTTGTTCCAGCAATTGTGGTGGACGCCAATGGAAATCCCAGTGTTTATAGAAATATTGACATAGACAGTTCCAAACATGATCAGGAGGCCAGAAAAAAAATACTGAAGAAAGAGCTCAAAATCATGGAACAAGAATATGAGCCAATTGCTATTTCCGGAATGGGTTCAGATGATCCAAATGACTTTCAATATATCTATTACCGAAATTCCGATTTGATTTACAGATTACGCTACTACCCTTACATACAATTATCTGTAATTGCTGCGTTTGTATTTTTCGGCTATGTTTCCTTTTCCTATTCCAGAAAAGCCGAACAAAACCAAGTTTGGGTTGGTCTTGCTAAGGAAACTGCTCACCAATTGGGTACTCCCCTTTCCTCATTAATGGCTTGGTTAGAAATCATGAAAATTGATGATGATATAAAAGATAAAGAGGTTGTAACAGAGCTGGAAAAAGATATCAGCAAATTGGAATTGATAACCTCAAGATTTTCAAGTATTGGTTCTATCCCCGTATTGAAGCAAGAAAATATTTCAAAAATCATTGAGCAAACTATTAATTACTTAAAGAAAAGGACTTCAAAAAAGGTAAATCTCTATTTTCATTGCAAAGATGATCTGGTTACGGCAGATATTAATAAGCCTCTTTTCGATTGGGTGATTGAGAACTTATGTAAAAATGCGATTGATGCCATGAATGGTGAGGGTGAAATCACTATTACTTTAAAAGAGGGAAAATATGGAGATGCCTTGATAGATGTTACAGATACTGGAAAAGGAATTCCTTCCAGTAAGATAAAAGAAATCTTTCAGCCAGGATTTTCCACTAAAAAAAGAGGCTGGGGGTTAGGACTTACTTTAGCAAAAAGAATAATTGAGAACTACCATAATGGGAAGATATCAGTCAAGGAATCTATCGTAAACAAAGGAACCACTTTTAGAATTATATTAAAAAGGTAA
- a CDS encoding DUF6962 family protein, which translates to MENIVQIELWGIRIDEPIVTLTDLLVSFFCFLYFYKMSISPKKGKVFTYFKYYFLVMGLATTFGGVIGHAFYYEFSKSWKLVGWIISMFAIMLIERGAIEHTRIALNKKYVKILGIVNIIEFLIFLGLVFYTLDFFYVQLHSGYGLMFVVFTIEALLFYKTKNEATKYIMAGIGFAALSALAFATKFSIHEWFNYLSLSHVLMAVATIYVYGGVKRIKIKEGQVKEKV; encoded by the coding sequence ATGGAAAATATAGTGCAAATTGAATTATGGGGCATCAGAATAGATGAGCCCATTGTTACCCTCACCGACCTATTGGTCAGTTTTTTTTGTTTCCTTTATTTTTATAAGATGTCAATATCCCCTAAAAAGGGAAAAGTATTCACTTATTTCAAATACTATTTTTTAGTGATGGGTTTAGCTACCACTTTTGGAGGCGTTATTGGACATGCATTTTATTATGAATTTAGTAAATCATGGAAACTGGTAGGATGGATAATTAGTATGTTTGCAATTATGCTAATAGAGCGGGGAGCTATAGAACACACTCGTATAGCATTAAATAAAAAATATGTTAAAATATTAGGCATAGTTAATATAATAGAGTTTTTAATTTTTCTTGGATTAGTGTTTTATACCCTCGATTTCTTTTATGTCCAGTTACATTCTGGCTATGGATTAATGTTTGTAGTTTTCACAATTGAGGCTTTACTATTTTATAAAACCAAGAATGAAGCTACTAAATATATAATGGCCGGAATTGGTTTTGCTGCGCTTTCGGCTTTAGCATTTGCTACAAAATTCTCAATTCATGAATGGTTTAACTACTTGTCTTTAAGCCATGTATTGATGGCAGTAGCAACGATTTATGTTTATGGAGGAGTAAAGAGAATTAAAATAAAGGAAGGGCAAGTAAAAGAAAAGGTTTAA
- a CDS encoding DUF3244 domain-containing protein yields the protein MNNLKIQKSVVTAVLVLLPLLSFADGFPFVKLTSKENKMITLRVGSAESDLTNIRIKNQFGQVLYTETVENVNGILKNFDLRHLESGRYNIELENDLNIEILPITITWDSVTVAEDQFNTIHKPFVKLKENGIVDFNYLNLSSNSTSILITNSKGNVIYKENLGSKSGIEKRFDISSLDKGEYQIMVQSGDRNFKHSIAL from the coding sequence ATGAACAATTTAAAAATTCAAAAATCGGTTGTAACCGCAGTATTGGTTTTACTGCCATTATTGAGCTTTGCAGATGGCTTCCCATTTGTAAAATTGACAAGCAAGGAAAACAAAATGATCACATTAAGGGTAGGATCAGCTGAGTCTGATTTGACCAATATTAGGATAAAAAATCAATTCGGTCAAGTGTTATACACTGAAACAGTTGAAAATGTAAATGGTATTTTGAAAAATTTCGACTTGAGACATTTAGAATCTGGTCGATATAATATCGAGTTGGAAAATGATCTCAATATAGAAATATTACCTATTACCATTACTTGGGATTCTGTTACGGTAGCGGAAGATCAGTTCAACACGATCCACAAACCATTTGTAAAACTTAAGGAAAATGGAATTGTAGATTTCAATTATCTTAATTTAAGCAGTAATAGTACCTCAATTTTAATCACAAATTCAAAAGGAAACGTGATTTATAAAGAGAACTTAGGTAGTAAATCAGGAATTGAGAAAAGATTTGATATTTCTTCTTTAGATAAAGGTGAATATCAGATTATGGTTCAGTCTGGCGATAGGAACTTTAAACATAGTATCGCTTTATAA
- a CDS encoding AraC family transcriptional regulator, with product MQFYKPTLEQIEPTFGSSVLIKKFEQSRPNKEPFWHFHPEIELVFVRGGNGKRHIGNHISYYQDGDLMLIGSNLPHYGFTDRLTGNESETIIQMKEDFPGPVFLNLPEIQPIKQLIENAKLGIVFTGETKKKIGDEIESLVDKPPFDRLIGLISILKRLSEVKDYYLLNSEAVSIEAKAVDQQRVNLIYDFVRDNFKRNISLEEISAEAAMTVPAFCRYFKKISNKTFTHFVNEHRVVHASKLLSEGNLNITDICYACGFNNISHFNRQFKEITGNSPSDYRKAIRRVVR from the coding sequence ATGCAATTCTATAAGCCTACACTCGAACAAATTGAGCCTACCTTTGGAAGCTCGGTACTCATCAAAAAATTTGAACAGTCAAGACCTAATAAGGAACCATTTTGGCATTTTCATCCCGAAATTGAATTAGTTTTTGTGCGTGGAGGGAATGGAAAAAGACATATAGGCAATCATATTTCCTATTACCAAGATGGAGATTTGATGCTGATCGGATCTAATTTGCCGCATTATGGTTTCACAGACCGCTTAACAGGAAATGAATCGGAAACTATTATCCAGATGAAAGAGGATTTCCCTGGACCAGTATTTTTAAATTTGCCTGAAATTCAACCTATCAAGCAACTAATTGAGAATGCGAAGCTCGGAATTGTGTTCACAGGCGAAACCAAAAAGAAAATTGGAGATGAAATAGAAAGTTTAGTAGATAAACCGCCTTTTGATCGGTTGATAGGTTTGATATCCATTTTAAAGAGACTATCAGAGGTAAAAGATTACTATTTGTTAAATTCAGAAGCAGTATCAATTGAGGCTAAGGCTGTTGATCAGCAGCGGGTAAATTTAATTTATGATTTTGTAAGAGATAATTTTAAACGGAATATATCATTAGAAGAAATTTCAGCTGAAGCTGCCATGACCGTTCCAGCTTTTTGCCGCTATTTTAAGAAGATTTCTAATAAGACTTTCACTCATTTTGTAAACGAACACAGGGTAGTACATGCTTCCAAGCTTTTATCAGAAGGGAATTTAAATATCACAGATATTTGCTATGCCTGTGGATTTAATAATATCTCCCATTTCAACAGACAATTCAAAGAAATCACCGGTAATAGCCCATCAGATTATAGAAAGGCTATTAGGAGAGTGGTTAGATAA
- a CDS encoding glycosyltransferase family 4 protein, with protein sequence MPQTLASLITSFILTFLVTPLVISFFKKRNIVDKPGGRKIHLGDTPSMGGIAIFIGVMIALLIFMPLVGLQRFKFFFGAMGIMFMVGLRDDLVPVRPIVKLGAQFLASFMVIFLMDITLKSFYGLLSIEEVPYIISIVVTLFTLIVITNSYNLIDGLDGLASSIGIIAFFFFGIYFFLVGQTYFSMVCFGFIGALIAFLNFNWEPSRIFMGDTGALLIGFALAVITIKFIDYNHYLPEETPFKLTSSVAVGISIIIIPLFDTLRVFISRAMKKKSPFSPDKTHLHHILMRLGFSHSGTTLIMIATNIAIISVALALDFLGDNILVPVIVGLCILLSLMLDEILKANIRRKKKAISKSFRRD encoded by the coding sequence ATGCCCCAAACCCTAGCTAGTTTAATTACTTCATTTATATTAACCTTTTTGGTTACGCCATTGGTAATTAGCTTTTTTAAAAAGCGAAATATCGTGGATAAACCGGGAGGAAGGAAAATACACTTAGGTGATACACCCAGCATGGGGGGAATAGCCATATTTATAGGCGTCATGATAGCCTTGTTAATCTTCATGCCGCTTGTGGGCTTACAGCGCTTTAAGTTTTTCTTTGGCGCTATGGGCATTATGTTTATGGTGGGCTTAAGGGATGATTTAGTTCCTGTTCGTCCAATAGTAAAACTGGGAGCACAGTTCTTAGCTTCTTTTATGGTCATCTTCTTAATGGACATTACTTTAAAATCCTTTTATGGTTTATTGTCTATTGAGGAGGTTCCCTATATCATTAGCATAGTGGTAACACTGTTTACATTAATCGTGATTACTAATTCGTATAATCTAATAGATGGTCTGGATGGTTTAGCTAGTAGCATTGGTATAATTGCCTTTTTCTTTTTTGGTATTTATTTCTTTTTGGTAGGACAGACATATTTTTCTATGGTTTGCTTTGGGTTTATAGGTGCATTGATAGCCTTTTTGAATTTCAATTGGGAGCCCTCAAGAATTTTTATGGGAGATACCGGAGCGCTATTAATTGGTTTTGCCTTAGCTGTGATTACCATTAAGTTTATTGATTATAATCATTATTTGCCTGAAGAAACTCCGTTCAAATTAACGTCTTCAGTTGCAGTAGGGATTTCAATAATCATCATCCCACTTTTTGATACGCTCAGGGTATTTATCTCAAGAGCTATGAAAAAGAAATCTCCTTTCTCACCAGATAAGACGCACTTACACCATATTCTAATGCGATTGGGCTTTAGCCATTCTGGTACTACTTTAATTATGATCGCTACTAATATTGCCATTATATCAGTAGCCTTGGCTTTAGATTTTCTAGGGGACAATATTTTAGTACCAGTAATAGTAGGTCTATGTATTTTGTTAAGCTTAATGTTGGATGAAATATTAAAAGCTAATATCAGAAGGAAAAAGAAAGCTATTAGTAAAAGTTTTAGAAGGGACTAG
- a CDS encoding glycosyltransferase family 4 protein, which produces MKILFLTDNFPPEVNAPATRTFEHCKEWVKEGIEVTVITCNPNFPQGKVYEGYKNKIIPQRELIEGIKVIRVWSYITRNEGFFKRTLDYISYSLSAFIVGLFIKTDLIVATSPQFFTAISGFWLAFFKRKKWVFELRDLWPDSIRSVTSMNSQWILNLLEKIELRLYKNANLIVAVTDAFKKNLIQRGIDAKKITVITNGCNLELFNPQVDASDLRSKLNLHDKIVVSYIGTHGLAHDLELYVSNLNKIENNNIEFLFIGDGANKKLLVQRAKELNLDNVQFLDPVPKSEIVKYWALADFALIPLKQDDTFKTVIPSKIFEAAAMRKPILLGVDGQAREIMEEYDAGLFFEPGNFDDFNVKLNRLIEEPELKDKIKNNCSKLAEAYNRQTLAKTMLDHLKALV; this is translated from the coding sequence ATGAAAATTCTATTCCTTACTGATAATTTTCCACCGGAAGTAAATGCCCCTGCTACAAGAACCTTTGAGCATTGTAAGGAGTGGGTAAAAGAAGGAATAGAGGTCACTGTGATAACTTGTAATCCTAATTTCCCACAGGGTAAAGTTTATGAGGGATATAAAAATAAAATAATTCCTCAAAGAGAACTAATTGAAGGGATAAAGGTAATTAGAGTATGGTCCTATATTACAAGAAATGAAGGCTTCTTCAAAAGGACGTTAGATTACATTAGCTATTCATTGTCAGCATTTATTGTAGGGCTATTTATAAAAACGGATTTAATTGTAGCTACATCCCCGCAATTTTTCACTGCAATTTCTGGCTTTTGGTTAGCATTTTTTAAAAGAAAAAAATGGGTTTTTGAGCTTCGTGATCTTTGGCCTGATTCTATTCGATCTGTTACATCAATGAACAGCCAATGGATTCTTAATCTATTAGAAAAAATAGAATTAAGATTATATAAAAATGCAAATCTGATTGTAGCTGTAACTGATGCATTCAAGAAAAATCTAATTCAACGCGGTATTGACGCTAAAAAAATAACTGTTATAACCAATGGCTGTAATTTAGAATTATTTAATCCGCAAGTGGATGCTTCTGACCTAAGGAGTAAATTAAATCTGCATGATAAAATTGTAGTTTCCTATATTGGGACACATGGTTTAGCTCATGATTTGGAGCTTTATGTTTCTAATCTTAATAAGATTGAGAATAATAACATTGAATTTTTATTTATTGGAGATGGTGCCAACAAAAAGCTTTTAGTTCAAAGAGCAAAAGAACTAAATTTAGACAATGTTCAATTCTTAGACCCAGTTCCTAAAAGTGAAATAGTAAAATATTGGGCTTTGGCAGATTTTGCTTTGATTCCTCTGAAACAGGACGATACCTTTAAAACCGTTATCCCTTCAAAAATATTTGAAGCGGCTGCAATGAGAAAACCTATTTTATTGGGTGTTGATGGGCAAGCAAGGGAAATAATGGAAGAATATGATGCTGGTTTATTTTTTGAACCTGGAAACTTTGATGATTTTAATGTAAAGCTTAATAGATTAATTGAAGAGCCGGAATTAAAAGATAAAATCAAAAATAATTGTTCAAAACTTGCTGAAGCTTACAATAGACAAACTTTAGCAAAGACAATGCTGGATCATTTAAAAGCATTAGTTTAA
- a CDS encoding alginate lyase family protein — MINKFHKYFYTIYFLKFIQIYFRLYYYFRNNLFGNKFTFRKVKRNDVSINIFVDFLFSNKIIKDKSTFIILSIEKQFDSVDWNYSNNGKLWCYNLNYFDFLLQDDLSKDNGLTLINDYISKTETLKDGLEPYPISLRNINWIKFIVLHNIKDNKIDSFIFSCYVHLIKNLEYHLLGNHLLENAYSLFIGSVYFNDEKLFIKSKKLLKQELEEQILDDGAHFELSPMYHHILFERLLDCINFAKSSNAFKDHLFLDFLTQKAELMLGWLKEMKMNNGEMPLLNDSTTGIAKSGKELIKYAENLGVKSKTTNLGSCGYRKYINQDWELVADAGKPGPNYIPGHAHADIGNFILYYDNKPFIIDPGISTYDKNERRNLERSTEFHNTVVVNDQNQSDVWGGFRLGKRAKVKILKESANHLKLSHNGYKSICGDHIRELQFSETSITIQDILTRDNTKSSATAYFHLSKEIEIVDKGTAKISFNNGIKMKFKNAISIDIEKYNCPKGFNSYITCDKLAVHFNKSLETKIF, encoded by the coding sequence ATGATAAATAAATTTCACAAATACTTCTATACAATCTACTTTTTAAAGTTTATTCAAATATATTTTAGATTGTATTATTATTTTAGAAACAACCTATTTGGAAATAAATTTACTTTTCGGAAAGTTAAGAGAAACGATGTATCCATTAATATATTTGTTGATTTTCTATTCAGTAATAAAATAATTAAAGACAAATCAACATTCATTATTTTAAGTATTGAGAAACAATTTGATTCAGTAGATTGGAATTATTCCAATAATGGGAAATTGTGGTGCTATAACCTTAATTATTTCGACTTCTTACTACAAGATGACTTATCAAAAGACAATGGACTAACGCTAATTAATGATTACATTTCAAAAACAGAAACTCTTAAAGATGGACTAGAACCTTACCCAATTTCTTTAAGAAATATAAACTGGATTAAATTCATAGTCCTTCATAATATCAAAGACAATAAAATTGATTCCTTTATATTCTCATGCTATGTCCATTTAATAAAGAATTTAGAATATCATTTACTCGGAAACCATTTACTTGAAAACGCCTATTCATTATTTATTGGATCAGTTTACTTTAATGATGAAAAGCTGTTTATTAAAAGTAAAAAACTCCTAAAACAAGAATTAGAAGAACAAATACTGGATGATGGTGCTCATTTTGAGCTATCTCCTATGTATCATCATATTCTTTTCGAAAGATTACTGGATTGTATAAATTTTGCTAAATCTTCGAATGCTTTTAAAGACCATTTATTTTTAGATTTTCTAACTCAAAAAGCAGAATTAATGCTTGGTTGGTTGAAAGAGATGAAGATGAATAATGGTGAGATGCCACTTTTGAATGATTCAACTACTGGAATCGCTAAGTCTGGTAAAGAATTAATTAAATATGCTGAGAATTTAGGAGTAAAATCTAAGACTACAAACTTAGGTTCATGTGGTTACAGAAAATATATAAACCAAGATTGGGAATTAGTCGCTGATGCTGGAAAACCGGGTCCAAATTATATCCCAGGACACGCACATGCAGATATAGGTAATTTTATTTTATATTATGATAATAAACCATTTATAATAGATCCCGGTATTTCTACCTATGACAAAAATGAAAGAAGAAATTTAGAAAGGTCAACCGAATTTCATAATACAGTTGTTGTAAATGATCAAAATCAGTCTGATGTTTGGGGGGGGTTTAGATTAGGTAAACGAGCAAAAGTGAAAATATTGAAGGAATCGGCAAATCATTTAAAATTATCTCATAATGGCTACAAATCAATTTGTGGCGATCACATCAGAGAACTTCAGTTCTCTGAAACTAGCATTACAATTCAAGATATATTAACAAGAGACAATACAAAATCGAGTGCCACAGCATATTTCCATTTATCAAAAGAAATAGAAATTGTAGATAAGGGGACTGCCAAAATCTCTTTTAATAATGGTATTAAAATGAAATTCAAAAATGCTATTTCAATTGATATCGAAAAATATAATTGTCCAAAAGGCTTTAATAGTTATATTACATGTGATAAATTAGCGGTTCATTTTAATAAGTCACTTGAGACCAAAATTTTTTAA